The Thunnus maccoyii chromosome 15, fThuMac1.1, whole genome shotgun sequence DNA segment GAGTGCAAATCCGCCATTGCTTAagtgtatttttaatgaaagcATCCTTAAAAATCAAACTTCTGCCTAAAGCAGAACACATTAACCGTGGCCCATTCCTCAAGACACAACCTATTAATATACACCCAAGCTTCTCTTCTttcctgtgtctctctcactcacacccACATATGCCCTCATACATGCTTACCGTCGGTCACACGATAGGGCCCGGTTCTGCGGTCGCCGTTAGGGTTCAGATGGAATCAATCGTTAGAGCTCAATTAGAGCCCTAGAGATGACATACAACTGTGTTGACCTTGAGCTCGATCCTCTGTTTGCCAGCAGAGTGCATGCTGTGATAATGTAGCTGCATATTTAGTTCAGTACATCATTATCACGTTTTGACTTTCATGCCTAAACAAGTCACCTTTTTgattgggaaaaaaagaaaaggacatGTATGAGGATTGGGTCATCTGGATTTTTGTGAGGAATGTCGGGTTAAATTTGTCCTTAAATCCCCTTTACgcagcattaaaaacattttattccctatgtatacacacataaatgttATCTATGTGCATATGCATGCTTTGGAGGTTCATGGGATAATCTGCTTTTGCTACCACCGATCCTCATCGACTCTCACACCATCACAATCCACCAGGTCTCCACCCCCGACACAGAAATAATCCAAAGTTTAATCCAAAATCTGATCTTTAAGATAAGACTTCATCGATGAAATTCACATGTTACAGCAGCACAAGAAACAGTCAAGGAAGGGAAACAGCATTATTAAATggcattatttaaaataatgaatacatagtaagaaatgaaagaaattacattaaaaacttACAATACTTAGGCCATTTACAGCACATGATTTGTGCATTGTGCAAAAAGCTGTGCAAATATGCAATATATGTGCAAAAGTATCTAGTTTTTTAAATAACACTGATGTCGCTCTGTCACCAGATCTACACCTACAGTGACGGAAGCCCCATCATTGAAAGCGATCAGTTTATGGACCGTGTGGATTGGAACGGAAGTAAAAGGAGCAACGACATCCAAGATGCGTCCATATACCTGCTCAATGTCACCTTCAATGACACGGGCACCTACCGCTGCCTCTTCAACCGCGTCCTCTTCTATGAGAACTACGAGTACAACACTCTGGTCAGCAAGGATGTCCACCTCACTGTGGTGGCTAAAGGTACGATGGAATCAATTGCACTGCTGTATAACTTGGCGTTTGGTGTGTGATATGAGCACAGATTGAGTTACAAGTGGTGGGATTCAAGAACATGCCCtggaaaatgttaaataagtaaaataatatgcaaaactgcaaaaaactgATGAACTTACATGGTGAGATCATCAGATGTTCTGTTGATCAAGGTCTTAGAAAGCATTTAATGGATGGGCTTGAAATGGATAGATCATATGAACACAAATAAGCACAATATTTTCACTGTATGGTATCATTTGTGGTAATTCTGGTGGTTGGTTGTTGGCAAAATCTGCGGCTGGCAAAGCTCTGAATTTCAACATCGGTGCAAGTAGTTGAGTCTTTCCAGACCACAATGAGTAAATCAAAGTTTGTTCTGAGGCTTTGCAGGTTGTTTCAGGTCGTTCAGTTcaacataaaatgttttgttggcTGCTATCAAAGCTCTGAAGGCTGTGGAGGGTTTAGATAAATAAGGTTAACATGGGGACGCTAGAGCTACAACGATTTGTCAATATAaacgattgacagaaaatgaatctccAACATTTTTGAAGGAAAAATGACAAACGTTTGCTTgttgcagcttttcaaatgtgacttaaagcttttatgtgtcatacatgatagtagACAATAGTGAGTGAGAATTTCTTGTAGATTCATACCGTCCCCAAAACATTCAGAATATGCTGTAAAATAGAtatattttcctctttatttgTGCTATTTTATGTGGTATGACTAAGAAATGCATTCATGTAGGAACAAAGTGCTAGCACCTTTTAACTTAATGTACATCCTGTTGCCATAAAAAGCAACCTAAGGAAAGTATAACAAAGGCATAGTCTATGTGTAAGAGCAAAACAATGTTTGAGAAGTAGCAGGACGGAGCTAAAATGTATACATTTCCTCTATTATCCAGCGCCTGCACTTAGGGAGGAGTATTAGAGAATGGCAAGTCAGCACCACTGCAGGCTCACTGTCGGGAGAGTTTTATTGTCCACTTTGACTGCACACTACCAGCTTTGCAATATCACTTCCATCACATCACAAAGTTCTATAAAGGCTTGCTTGCAGATATATCATCATTATGTAATTCACACACACCCCATTCTGTTCTGTAGTCATTTACAAAGACTGGAAATTCACTCAAGCTTTCTCTGCTAAACAAAAACTCCTCCTTTGGATTTGTCGCTCCTTGAACTACACATGTTACTCTCAGCCATTCCTTATGATGACATACCACTGATTGTAATGGGAGACATGAATGTCCATACTGACAAAACCCTAgcagctgacttcctgtcacTTCTGCCCTCATTTGACCTCAAACAGGCCTCCACCCCTCCCATACACACAAATGGGGCAATACTCTTGATGTGATCTTGACTCGGAACTGCTCCACAGCAAATCTGACTGTCACCCCCTTACTGTACATCTGTCTGATCACAATTCACGATCACTGTACCGGAACATATCCTCATATTCCACAGCAACTGGTCTTGTTCTGCCAAAATTTCTGGTCCTTCACGCCGACTATACTTTCTAATTAAGTCTTGGCCACCATGCCTcctcatcaatcaatcaatgaattCTCCTCACTCCCTGTCAATGACACTACAGACACACTCTGTTCCTCACTAGCCTCCTCTCTTAACAATCTCTGCCCTCTTACATCCAAACCTGCTCGTGACACCACCTCTTTTCCATGGCTCACTGAAGTCATCAGAGAGCAACTCAGAGCAGTGGAGAGAAAATGGCGTAAGTCCAGAGAGCCCACTGACCTCAGTGACTATCAGGGTCTCCTAACATCATTCTCGTCCAGTTTTAAAAACAGCTAAGACCACTAACTATCAGAACAAGATCTGTGGCACCACAGACATTCGgaaaatgttttctgcttttaacTCACTCCtcaacccgcctcctcctccgcccTCCACTCTCctcactgcagacatgtttgCCTCGTTCTTTACTGATAAGGTCTCTGCCTTCTTCCTCTGACTGAGGAGGAAGCCTCCAAACTTCTGCTGGACTCTCATCCCACTACCTGTCCACTGGACCCAATACCATCCAACCCTCTACAGACCATTTCCCCCGCACTTAACCCTGcagtcacacacatcatcaactcCCCACTTTCAACAGGTGTGTTCCCCACTACATTTAAGCAAGCTTGGGTCACCCCGCTGCTCAAAAAACCTGCACTCAACCCAGCCCAGGTTGAAAACTACAGACCAATTTCACTCCTGCCTCTCCTATCAAAAATACTTGAGCACACAGTCTTTCACCAAGTCTCTGAATTCCTTTCTGAGAACAACCTGTACAATCCGAATCAGTCTGGCTTTAAGCAGGGTCACTCTACGGAGACTGCACCACTGTTGGTTATGGAATCACTGTGTTCAgctagagctgctggtcagtcctCAGCCCTTTTCCTGCTTGATCTGTCAGCTGCCTTTTTATACAGTTAaccaccaaatcctcctctccatacTCACTGAGCTTGGAATTTCAGGATGGAAGTGTCCAAACCACACAGCTTGTCCACAGGCGTTCCTCAAGGGTCAAGGCTTGGTCCCCTTCTTTTCTCAATATACACCACCTCACTTTTCACAAAAATCTGCTCCCATGGTTTTTCATACCTCATATCGTTGCTGTGCTGACGATATCCAGCTCTTCCTATTGTTCCTGCCAGAAGACTACACAGTCTCAGTTCAGATCTCATCATGCCTTGCTGATatatcagcatggatgaaagaacgccACCTTCAACTCAACCTCTCTAAAACCAagctccttgtcatcccagccagtccctccatacaacaaaacatcagcatccagctcgaatcaacccaactcatgcccacaaagtctcCCCGAAACTTGGGTGTTatgattgatgaccaactaacctttaaggtttaTGTGACCTCAATTGCTCGGTTGTGTCAGTTCGCCCTGtgcaacatcaggaagatcagaccctacctgtctgagcatgaagcacaactcctggtacaggctctcgTAATATCACACATCgactactacaactactaattactggcaggcctccctgcatgttcattcaaacctctgcagatgatccacaACGTGGTGGCATGTCTGGTCTTCAGCAggcccaaaacagcacatcacCACACTGTTGATATCCCTCCACTGACTCTCAGTTGCTtcccgcatcaaattcaaaacctgGACGCTCACTAACAAAatagcaactaaaacagctccagcctacctgaactccctcattcaggtctacactccctcccgctcactacgctctgccaatgaaaggcgcctggtaccaccaccacaacagggccctaagtcgcAAGCTAGACTcctctcttctgtagttccccggtggtggaacgagttaccaaactctgttcgatccgcagagtccctctcaatctttaagaaaagactaaagacccagctcttttgCAAACACCTATGCACTTGATAGACTAAAGacaatgtaaagaaaaaatgaagaaaaaaaatcttcttctatgcactctatgccTTGCCTCTGTGCTctgcctgttggcacctacGTCCTGTCGGACTCGAACTTaactttatggcacttactcatgttgttctctctctgactagatccttgcctgtgttgtatcagctctcagatgtacgttACTGgggataaaagcatctgctaagTTAAATTGTAGAATGCAATTCCAAATGAAGGTTACAGCCACTAGTTATTTTGAAATGAGTTATGGATTTTGAGGTAGAAAACTTATGTGTCCCTCTTGATTAAAACCCAGCTGTTTCAAATGTCTGTGTCTCACAGTTAGCCTGCACAATCTCCCAGAAGACACTCCTCAACGATGAGAAATCAAGAAGAAGATTGTGCAGTTGATTGCATCTGCAGCTGCATGCTGTCTTTAGATTCACTCTAACACATCATTTCTAGATTGGATCCTTTCTGTGAAGGGGTAAACGCCAGATAGTTTCTGCTTAGTAAGAGCCTTGTCAGGTTGCCTCTTCAGTGTTTTGTCTGATGACTTGATTTCCTGCCTCCCTCCGCACAGCCACCAGAGGTACAGCTTCCATCGTGTCCGAGGTCATGATGTACGTGTCCATCATCGGCCTACAGGTCTGGCTCCTCATAGAGATGATTTACTGCTACAGAAAAATAGCAGCAGCCGGAGAAGAAGCACTACGGGAAGCCGcgtaaatatattttgttacatATATGTGCATATGCTCATGAGATTGGAAAACCTTGTCACtcaaaatgtgatgatatgGTTTTGACTTCAATGTGACATTGTATGTGTTTATGCAGGTTTAAGAAAAATCTCTTTTTGCAACCCTTTAAATTCTAAccctttaaaacattttggagaTACAAGGTTTTTATCTCATAGCAGCAAACCCCTTTAGAAAAGATGTGTGTTGTAAAGCTTGAAACAACACACATCTGAGTTACTTTGCATGTTAAAAAATGCCCAAACTCCCAAACTAGCCACTCTGATGTGTTCATTGCtttgaaatgtttgaatgttacatgaatgctgccCTGCTGTCACTTCAAATAAATCATTCCTTTGGTTCAAAGATCTTTCCCCCAGCACTTATTTTTAAGATTATCACTGTTtccattgtgtttgtgtgttctcaCTTGTGTCTCTTTGTCTAACGTCTCACACTCCCTCTGTCCACTTGTCGTGTTTTCGTCTTGTCCGTCCCATCCTCCTCCCTAgtcaaaaccaaaaccaaaaccaaaacctcCCTCCTGTAAGTCAAAAAAGGAACAAAGACTTGTCATACAACCatagctgtgttttttttgtttttttgcatttttcacccATGTCTCTGTCCTAAAGTAAAAACGTTTTTCATAACcactaaaagtttttttttctctttttcctcccagAAATGCTGAATATTTAGCGATCGCCTCGGAAAGTAAAGATAACTGCGCAGGGGTTCAAGTT contains these protein-coding regions:
- the scn1bb gene encoding sodium channel, voltage-gated, type I, beta b isoform X2, which codes for MYQSHGACAEVDSDTEAVAGKGFKLGCISCKKRSEVKGAANIEWYFKPKGEADFFQIYTYSDGSPIIESDQFMDRVDWNGSKRSNDIQDASIYLLNVTFNDTGTYRCLFNRVLFYENYEYNTLVSKDVHLTVVAKATRGTASIVSEVMMYVSIIGLQVWLLIEMIYCYRKIAAAGEEALREAANAEYLAIASESKDNCAGVQVGE
- the scn1bb gene encoding sodium channel, voltage-gated, type I, beta b isoform X1, whose protein sequence is MTAFRLLLVSFFCALFVYQSHGACAEVDSDTEAVAGKGFKLGCISCKKRSEVKGAANIEWYFKPKGEADFFQIYTYSDGSPIIESDQFMDRVDWNGSKRSNDIQDASIYLLNVTFNDTGTYRCLFNRVLFYENYEYNTLVSKDVHLTVVAKATRGTASIVSEVMMYVSIIGLQVWLLIEMIYCYRKIAAAGEEALREAANAEYLAIASESKDNCAGVQVGE